The Methanobrevibacter olleyae region TTGTCTCATTACTTATATTTAACTAAAATACTATTTATATTTATTTGTATATATAAGAATATTTAATTAACTTAACATTAAATAGTAAGAATTACTAATTTTATTTATTAAAATTCTTAATACTATTAAATATTAAATAGTAAGAATTAATACATATAATCAATATAATAAATTTACAGAAGAAAATTAGGGATAAAATGTCAAGTAAAAATAAAACCGAATTTAACAACACTGATTTATTAATCAATTTATATGAGATGTTATTTAATGATATTATTATCATTGAAACAAGTAAAATAATAGCTAAATTCATATTAGATTTAATAGATAGCCAAGAAATTGATGAAGAGAAAGTAATTAATTATTTCAATGAAAAAAACCCAGACAACATTGAATTTGATATAAAAGAAGATTTAGATACAATTTATGATATTTGTCTTGAAATATATGAAGAGGAATAGTTTAATAATTATTTTTCTATATTAATACATTTTAAAATAAGTTTAATAATTATTTCTCTATATTAATACATTTTAACAATAAGTTTAATAATTATTTCTCTATATTAATACATTTTAACAATAAGTTTAATAATTATTTTTCTATATTAATTATTTTATAAAATAAACTATTTCTAAATCTAATAAATTATTCAATGAAATAAAAATTAATATAAATTTAATTAATCAGTCAATAAAACAAGAATTAATGTAAATTTAATTAATCAATCTATAGAATAAATTATTTTATAAAATAAACTATTTTTCTATTTTTAATTTATCAATAGCTTTACAAGCAGCTAATTGTTCAGCCTCTTTCTTACTTTTTCCAACACCATGACCATAATCTAGACCGTCTATTAAAATTCTCATTACAAAGGTCTTATCATGAGGTGCACCATGTTCTTCAAGTAATTCATAATAAACCTCAAGATCTTCAGCATCCCCATATTCTTTAATTGTTGATTTATAATCATAAAAGAATACAGTTTTAGATTCAATATATGGGAAAACAGTTTGGGTTAGAAACTCTTTAGCTTTTTCTATTCCTTGATCCAGATAAATAGCACCTAAAAAGGATTCAAAAACATCTGCAGTTATAGAAATAACCTCATTATCACTGATTGCATTATCTTCTAAATTTAATTTAATGCTTTTATCTAAGTCATTTTCATGAGAATAGACAATTAAAGCATTTTGGCAAACATAATTTGCTCGAAGTTTGGTTAATTTTCCTTCACTATAACTTGGATGCATATTTTGTAAAAATTCGGAAGTTAACATGTTTAAAACAGAATCTCCAAGAAATTCCAGTCTTTCATAATCATAATCTAATTCATATTTAGCACTATATGACGAATGGGTAAAGGCTATTTTATATAAATCTTCATTATTTGCAACAATATTAAACTTTTCTAATAGTTTCATTTAATTCACTCTAAAATATTAATTATAAGAGTACAGTTTAAAAATAGTGTTTTTAAGTTTAAGATATGAATTATTATAATAATTTAATATTAGCCTATTAACACATTTAATAAATTAATATTAAATTATCATAACATGAACACTATAATATGACATCATAATATAACGCTTAATATAGTGTTATAATATAACACCATAATATGATAATGTATAAAACTATACCTAGTTGAATATTTGTTATACGTAGTATATAAACCTTAAATAAATTAATTATTTTAATTAAAAAAATTTTTAAAATTTTTTCTATTTTTATTAAAAATATTAAGATAAACTTAATAATAATTAAAGATATAAATATATTTTCCATTAGCTTAAATTCTAATGAAAATAAAACTTTTATATAGGTAAAATTCTAATGAAGCTAAAATTTTTCTAAATATAAAATTTTATAAATTCTAAAAATTCTAAATAAATCTAAAAAATTAAAAATGGGATTATAATGAAAGTAATTGGAGTTACAGGATTACCCGGTTCTGGAAAAAGCCTTTTTTTTGATATGGCAAAAGAAAAAGGTGTAGTTGTAGTTAGTATGGGAGATATCATAAGAGAAAAAGCTGCTGAAAGAGGAGAAAACATTGGCACAATTGCCAGAAAATTAAGAGAAGAACATGGCCAATATATTGTAGCTAAATTAACTATTGAAAAAATTAAAGAATTTTTAGAAAAAGATACAGATGCAAAAGTAATTTTAGTTGAAGGAATTAGAAGTCCATACGAAATTGAAATGTTTGAAGTGAACTTTGATAATTTTACATCTGTTTCTCTTTATGCAAGCCCTAAAACTAGATTTGAAAGGGTTACTTTAAGAAACAGAAAAGACGATTCAAGTGTCTATGAAGACTTTAAAGAAAGAGATCAAAGAGAATTAGATTTCGGCATTGGTTCTGTAATAGCTACTGCTGATTATTTAATTAAAAATGAAGACTCTTTCGAAGAGTATAAAGAACAAGTAGTTGAATTCTTTGAAAAAGAAATGGATTAAATCCATTAATTACTTTTTTAATAATTTCTCTACATTATTTAATTTTATTTTAATTTTAAATATTTTAATTATATATAAAAAATTTCTATTTTAATCTTAACTATTTTTACTATTTTTAACTGTTTTAATCATATATAAAAAATTTCTATTTTAATTCTAACTATTTTTAACTGTTTTAATCATATATAAAAAATTTCTATTTTAATCTTTAAGATTCATTTAATAATTTTGAATCTAAATCATCTAAAATAGTTTCTATTTTATTAAAGATAACATCAGGTGAATCATCTGCTGGAATTACATGCCAATTGTATAACACATTTTCTGCTTTAGCTCTAACTTTTACAAAAGCATCATAATTTTCAAACATTTCCTCTTTCTCATTTCTATTTTGAACACGTTCAACTAATTTTTCAGGAGAGACATCTAAATAGAAGAAATATTCAGAAACAGGTAATACAAAACATACAAGTTTGTAAACTAAAACATAAACAACTTTATTTAAGTAAGAAACAGCTAAAGTATACCTTACAAAAATAACAGTATCTGCTTTATTGTAGTACTTAATTACAGATCTAATTGCATCTCCACCATAACACAAAGTTGCAATTATTTTATTAAGTTTTCCACCTTTTTCTAAAGCAGCTTTTGAA contains the following coding sequences:
- the rnc gene encoding ribonuclease III codes for the protein MKLLEKFNIVANNEDLYKIAFTHSSYSAKYELDYDYERLEFLGDSVLNMLTSEFLQNMHPSYSEGKLTKLRANYVCQNALIVYSHENDLDKSIKLNLEDNAISDNEVISITADVFESFLGAIYLDQGIEKAKEFLTQTVFPYIESKTVFFYDYKSTIKEYGDAEDLEVYYELLEEHGAPHDKTFVMRILIDGLDYGHGVGKSKKEAEQLAACKAIDKLKIEK
- a CDS encoding nucleoside monophosphate kinase; amino-acid sequence: MKVIGVTGLPGSGKSLFFDMAKEKGVVVVSMGDIIREKAAERGENIGTIARKLREEHGQYIVAKLTIEKIKEFLEKDTDAKVILVEGIRSPYEIEMFEVNFDNFTSVSLYASPKTRFERVTLRNRKDDSSVYEDFKERDQRELDFGIGSVIATADYLIKNEDSFEEYKEQVVEFFEKEMD
- a CDS encoding nucleoside/nucleotide kinase family protein; this translates as MKRFIAIDGLDGSGKDTQARLIKEKYEKEGTVIVRSHPTSDNFFGNNSKAALEKGGKLNKIIATLCYGGDAIRSVIKYYNKADTVIFVRYTLAVSYLNKVVYVLVYKLVCFVLPVSEYFFYLDVSPEKLVERVQNRNEKEEMFENYDAFVKVRAKAENVLYNWHVIPADDSPDVIFNKIETILDDLDSKLLNES